In a single window of the Zea mays cultivar B73 chromosome 5, Zm-B73-REFERENCE-NAM-5.0, whole genome shotgun sequence genome:
- the LOC103625871 gene encoding uncharacterized protein isoform X1, with protein sequence MGAKVERESYMPGYYATGDLNLEPNGRWSPYYEEMTSNDQLCNGFTTKPTNDYSEFDKEILKHQILEHEAVFRQQPHNPLAIQVYELHRVYKIQKDMMKQHQSKEVYSYPTLAVASHTNSPSQVPQNGAKMMWQMPVPPMSTTYRKAIGEHNDTNQSSMKFLREGSVQSSPNGFISSDVGPRSRQGTFDLQLPADHYIDDDGTSDNKPIDFLGLASDTKPRNDAELTLVSAEGLGKFSDNSSSSGLQTTNNLGPRQVTDLNESNTGFHMGRANGSVSRGLPRTLENSWNQPILRANTTNFSFSKKHSKEKHTDEGTSSNFFDTSVKTIHDDKPSINKGKQVSSVTFLAPRYNDADPPKYFKAVDGRPATASYNHFVYQGQNSSVGWIAQSPLEPSVINNFARVDRPHHLNMGTFTAPVSIPQIDNPSIVSPMGSCTADPRSSVINNPALIPRFNGFSTVNSYTSLSAVTQSIGTSIPKLINVDNVDKRYRGFPLDSFSVSHSRHQVAVSSNLEQKNSQKLEDSDQQSHGKGMKNFNLNETLSDCQEDGLVEQDGRCASSFQHDKDGGSVLGISWLKKKLMSADPTAVEKPGKIFGHSLGTAIELKNTKDQNEPAVTIRNLSDSASTSVGCAIKKDRPSDNIVTGTLPVCNKAQEGATCLPLSCQKHVPKDGQAAEGATKKSGAPIRNFIDLNDDVPNDDNSEESVVSHECHVEPSRNNHPKRAFVIDLEVPACEEDASWDIDQECAQPKPDAYQEVDDGSDTSALAAAENIVALSRNTPTAAEASDDTLQWFADLAVLNINDLAEQAELQACTNDSSNYESDSFESLTLKLEETKIDDLWSRPLEPETATDEQTVSAAHLLTKPRRGQQRRRRQKRDFQRDVLPGLSSLSRPEITEDVQLLEGLVQASGGSWESSLTRRGRCGGRARGRKPRKTVVTVIVEEEEEEEVEVSPPPKPAGTGELEADGRGMIGWGRTTRRCRRARCPSGNSMATAS encoded by the exons ATGGGGGCAAAAGTAGAACGGGAAAGTTATATGCCTGGATATTATGCCACGGGGGATCTCAATTTGGAACCAAATGGTAGATGGTCTCCATACTATGAGGAGATGACATCAAATGATCAGTTATGCAATGGCTTCACAACAAAACCAACAAATGACTATTCAGAATTTGACAAAGAAATACTCAAGCATCAAATACTTGAACATGAAGCTGTGTTTAGACAACAG CCTCACAACCCACTCGCTATCCAGGTGTATGAACTGCACCGAGTTTACAAAATACAGAAGGATATGATGAAACAACATCAAAGCAAAGAGGTATATTCATACCCAACTTTGGCAGTTGCATCACATACAAATTCACcatcacaagtgccacaaaacggTGCAAAGATGATGTGGCAGATGCCAGTTCCTCCAATGTCCACAACATACAGGAAAGCTATTGGAGAGCATAATGATACAAACCAGTCCTCCATGAAGTTCCTTAGAGAAGGCAGTGTGCAGTCCTCACCAAATGGATTTATATCAAGTGATGTTGGTCCAAGAAGCAGACAAGGCACTTTTGACCTTCAACTTCCAGCTGATCATTATATAGATGACGATGGCACATCAGATAACAAGCCCATAGATTTCCTTGGTTTGGCATCAGATACAAAACCCCGGAATGATGCTGAGCTTACATTAGTTAGTGCAGAAGGCTTGGGCAAGTTCAGTGATAATAGTTCATCCTCGGGTTTGCAGACTACAAATAATCTTGGACCCCGGCAGGTTACCGACCTGAATGAATCAAATACTGGCTTCCATATGGGTAGAGCAAATGGATCAGTTTCCAGAGGCCTTCCGCGTACCCTTGAGAACTCATGGAACCAACCAATATTGAGAGCAAACACAACTAATTTCAGTTTCAGTAAAAAACACTCCAAAGAAAAGCACACAGATGAAGGTACAAGCTCAAATTTCTTTGACACAAGTGTGAAAACAATACATGACGACAAACCATCAATCAATAAAG GTAAACAAGTCAGCAGTGTAACTTTTTTAGCACCCAGATATAATGATGCTGACCCCCCAAAATACTTCAAAGCTGTTGATGGGAGGCCTGCCACTGCCAGTTATAACCACTTTGTTTACCAAGGTCAGAATAGTTCAGTTGGATGGATTGCACAAAGTCCTCTGGAACCTTCTGTTATCAATAATTTTGCTAGAGTTGACCGTCCACATCATTTGAATATGGGTACATTTACTGCCCCCGTCTCTATTCCTCAAATAGACAATCCTTCAATTGTCTCCCCGATGGGTTCTTGCACAGCAGACCCAAGGAGCAGCGTTATCAATAATCCTGCTTTAATTCCAAGATTCAATGGGTTCTCAACTGTGAATTCGTACACCAGTCTTAGTGCTGTGACGCAGAGCATTGGAACTTCAATCCCAAAGCTGATAAATGTGGATAATGTAGATAAACGCTATCGTGGTTTTCCACTTGATTCGTTTTCCGTGTCTCACTCACGACATCAGGTAGCAGTTTCAAGTAACCTGGAGCAAAAGAATTCCCAGAAGTTGGAAGATTCAGATCAACAGTCCCATGGCAAGGGTATGAAGAACTTCAATTTGAATGAGACACTGTCAGATTGTCAGGAAGATGGTCTTGTAGAACAAGATGGGAGATGTGCTTCCAGTTTTCAGCATGATAAAGATGGGGGGTCAGTACTTGGGATCTCTTGGCTCAAAAAAAAACTTATGTCTGCTGACCCAACAGCTGTGGAGAAGCCAGGGAAGATTTTTGGACATTCATTGGGAACTGCAATAGAGCTGAAAAATACTAAAGACCAGAATGAACCAGCTGTGACTATTCGGAATTTGTCAGATTCTGCTTCTACATCTGTTGGCTGTGCAATTAAGAAGGATAGGCCTTCGGATAACATTGTTACCGGAACTCTGCCTGTCTGTAATAAAGCCCAAGAGGGTGCTACATGTTTACCTCTTTCGTGCCAGAAGCATGTGCCTAAAGATGGACAAGCCGCTGAAGGAGCCACCAAGAAAAGTGGCGCCCCCATCAGGAACTTCATCGATCTCAATGATGATGTACCAAATGATGACAATTCTGAGGAATCAGTAGTGTCACACGAATGCCACGTGGAACCTTCACGGAACAACCATCCTAAACGAGCATTTGTGATTGATTTAGAGGTGCCGGCCTGTGAAGAGGACGCTTCGTGGGATATTGATCAAGAATGCGCGCAGCCGAAACCTGATGCGTACCAGGAAGTTGACGACGGATCTGATACATCCGCTCTAGCTGCAGCCGAGAACATCGTAGCGTTGTCAAGGAATACGCCAACAGCCGCAGAGGCATCGGACGATACGTTGCAGTGGTTTGCAGATCTCGCTGTATTAAACATCAACGACCTTGCTGAGCAAGCTGAACTCCAAGCTTGTACGAATGATTCCAGTAACTACGAGTCGGATTCATTCGAGTCCTTGACACTGAAGCTGGAAGAGACCAAGATCGACGATCTCTGGAGCAGGCCACTGGAACCTGAAACCGCAACCGATGAACAGACAGTTTCAGCTGCTCACCTTCTCACCAAGCCCAGAAGGGGCCAGCAAAGGAGACGGCGGCAGAAGCGAGATTTCCAGAGAGATGTCTTGCCTGGCCTTTCGTCGCTTTCCCGGCCTGAGATCACAGAGGACGTCCAGTTGCTCGAGGGGTTAGTCCAGGCTTCCGGGGGATCCTGGGAGTCGAGCTTGACTAGGCGAGGACGTTGTGGTGGGCGTGCTAGAGGCAGGAAACCTCGGAAAACTGTAGTAACCGTAATTGtagaggaggaggaagaggaggaggtagaggttagcCCACCGCCAAAACCTGCTGGCACTGGGGAATTGGAAGCCGATGGCAGGGGTATGATCGGGTGGGGCAGAACAACAAGGCGGTGTCGCAGAGCGAGATGTCCGTCAGGTAACAGCATGGCTACTGCGTCTTGA
- the LOC103625871 gene encoding uncharacterized protein isoform X2: MGAKVERESYMPGYYATGDLNLEPNGRWSPYYEEMTSNDQLCNGFTTKPTNDYSEFDKEILKHQILEHEAVFRQQVYELHRVYKIQKDMMKQHQSKEVYSYPTLAVASHTNSPSQVPQNGAKMMWQMPVPPMSTTYRKAIGEHNDTNQSSMKFLREGSVQSSPNGFISSDVGPRSRQGTFDLQLPADHYIDDDGTSDNKPIDFLGLASDTKPRNDAELTLVSAEGLGKFSDNSSSSGLQTTNNLGPRQVTDLNESNTGFHMGRANGSVSRGLPRTLENSWNQPILRANTTNFSFSKKHSKEKHTDEGTSSNFFDTSVKTIHDDKPSINKGKQVSSVTFLAPRYNDADPPKYFKAVDGRPATASYNHFVYQGQNSSVGWIAQSPLEPSVINNFARVDRPHHLNMGTFTAPVSIPQIDNPSIVSPMGSCTADPRSSVINNPALIPRFNGFSTVNSYTSLSAVTQSIGTSIPKLINVDNVDKRYRGFPLDSFSVSHSRHQVAVSSNLEQKNSQKLEDSDQQSHGKGMKNFNLNETLSDCQEDGLVEQDGRCASSFQHDKDGGSVLGISWLKKKLMSADPTAVEKPGKIFGHSLGTAIELKNTKDQNEPAVTIRNLSDSASTSVGCAIKKDRPSDNIVTGTLPVCNKAQEGATCLPLSCQKHVPKDGQAAEGATKKSGAPIRNFIDLNDDVPNDDNSEESVVSHECHVEPSRNNHPKRAFVIDLEVPACEEDASWDIDQECAQPKPDAYQEVDDGSDTSALAAAENIVALSRNTPTAAEASDDTLQWFADLAVLNINDLAEQAELQACTNDSSNYESDSFESLTLKLEETKIDDLWSRPLEPETATDEQTVSAAHLLTKPRRGQQRRRRQKRDFQRDVLPGLSSLSRPEITEDVQLLEGLVQASGGSWESSLTRRGRCGGRARGRKPRKTVVTVIVEEEEEEEVEVSPPPKPAGTGELEADGRGMIGWGRTTRRCRRARCPSGNSMATAS; encoded by the exons ATGGGGGCAAAAGTAGAACGGGAAAGTTATATGCCTGGATATTATGCCACGGGGGATCTCAATTTGGAACCAAATGGTAGATGGTCTCCATACTATGAGGAGATGACATCAAATGATCAGTTATGCAATGGCTTCACAACAAAACCAACAAATGACTATTCAGAATTTGACAAAGAAATACTCAAGCATCAAATACTTGAACATGAAGCTGTGTTTAGACAACAG GTGTATGAACTGCACCGAGTTTACAAAATACAGAAGGATATGATGAAACAACATCAAAGCAAAGAGGTATATTCATACCCAACTTTGGCAGTTGCATCACATACAAATTCACcatcacaagtgccacaaaacggTGCAAAGATGATGTGGCAGATGCCAGTTCCTCCAATGTCCACAACATACAGGAAAGCTATTGGAGAGCATAATGATACAAACCAGTCCTCCATGAAGTTCCTTAGAGAAGGCAGTGTGCAGTCCTCACCAAATGGATTTATATCAAGTGATGTTGGTCCAAGAAGCAGACAAGGCACTTTTGACCTTCAACTTCCAGCTGATCATTATATAGATGACGATGGCACATCAGATAACAAGCCCATAGATTTCCTTGGTTTGGCATCAGATACAAAACCCCGGAATGATGCTGAGCTTACATTAGTTAGTGCAGAAGGCTTGGGCAAGTTCAGTGATAATAGTTCATCCTCGGGTTTGCAGACTACAAATAATCTTGGACCCCGGCAGGTTACCGACCTGAATGAATCAAATACTGGCTTCCATATGGGTAGAGCAAATGGATCAGTTTCCAGAGGCCTTCCGCGTACCCTTGAGAACTCATGGAACCAACCAATATTGAGAGCAAACACAACTAATTTCAGTTTCAGTAAAAAACACTCCAAAGAAAAGCACACAGATGAAGGTACAAGCTCAAATTTCTTTGACACAAGTGTGAAAACAATACATGACGACAAACCATCAATCAATAAAG GTAAACAAGTCAGCAGTGTAACTTTTTTAGCACCCAGATATAATGATGCTGACCCCCCAAAATACTTCAAAGCTGTTGATGGGAGGCCTGCCACTGCCAGTTATAACCACTTTGTTTACCAAGGTCAGAATAGTTCAGTTGGATGGATTGCACAAAGTCCTCTGGAACCTTCTGTTATCAATAATTTTGCTAGAGTTGACCGTCCACATCATTTGAATATGGGTACATTTACTGCCCCCGTCTCTATTCCTCAAATAGACAATCCTTCAATTGTCTCCCCGATGGGTTCTTGCACAGCAGACCCAAGGAGCAGCGTTATCAATAATCCTGCTTTAATTCCAAGATTCAATGGGTTCTCAACTGTGAATTCGTACACCAGTCTTAGTGCTGTGACGCAGAGCATTGGAACTTCAATCCCAAAGCTGATAAATGTGGATAATGTAGATAAACGCTATCGTGGTTTTCCACTTGATTCGTTTTCCGTGTCTCACTCACGACATCAGGTAGCAGTTTCAAGTAACCTGGAGCAAAAGAATTCCCAGAAGTTGGAAGATTCAGATCAACAGTCCCATGGCAAGGGTATGAAGAACTTCAATTTGAATGAGACACTGTCAGATTGTCAGGAAGATGGTCTTGTAGAACAAGATGGGAGATGTGCTTCCAGTTTTCAGCATGATAAAGATGGGGGGTCAGTACTTGGGATCTCTTGGCTCAAAAAAAAACTTATGTCTGCTGACCCAACAGCTGTGGAGAAGCCAGGGAAGATTTTTGGACATTCATTGGGAACTGCAATAGAGCTGAAAAATACTAAAGACCAGAATGAACCAGCTGTGACTATTCGGAATTTGTCAGATTCTGCTTCTACATCTGTTGGCTGTGCAATTAAGAAGGATAGGCCTTCGGATAACATTGTTACCGGAACTCTGCCTGTCTGTAATAAAGCCCAAGAGGGTGCTACATGTTTACCTCTTTCGTGCCAGAAGCATGTGCCTAAAGATGGACAAGCCGCTGAAGGAGCCACCAAGAAAAGTGGCGCCCCCATCAGGAACTTCATCGATCTCAATGATGATGTACCAAATGATGACAATTCTGAGGAATCAGTAGTGTCACACGAATGCCACGTGGAACCTTCACGGAACAACCATCCTAAACGAGCATTTGTGATTGATTTAGAGGTGCCGGCCTGTGAAGAGGACGCTTCGTGGGATATTGATCAAGAATGCGCGCAGCCGAAACCTGATGCGTACCAGGAAGTTGACGACGGATCTGATACATCCGCTCTAGCTGCAGCCGAGAACATCGTAGCGTTGTCAAGGAATACGCCAACAGCCGCAGAGGCATCGGACGATACGTTGCAGTGGTTTGCAGATCTCGCTGTATTAAACATCAACGACCTTGCTGAGCAAGCTGAACTCCAAGCTTGTACGAATGATTCCAGTAACTACGAGTCGGATTCATTCGAGTCCTTGACACTGAAGCTGGAAGAGACCAAGATCGACGATCTCTGGAGCAGGCCACTGGAACCTGAAACCGCAACCGATGAACAGACAGTTTCAGCTGCTCACCTTCTCACCAAGCCCAGAAGGGGCCAGCAAAGGAGACGGCGGCAGAAGCGAGATTTCCAGAGAGATGTCTTGCCTGGCCTTTCGTCGCTTTCCCGGCCTGAGATCACAGAGGACGTCCAGTTGCTCGAGGGGTTAGTCCAGGCTTCCGGGGGATCCTGGGAGTCGAGCTTGACTAGGCGAGGACGTTGTGGTGGGCGTGCTAGAGGCAGGAAACCTCGGAAAACTGTAGTAACCGTAATTGtagaggaggaggaagaggaggaggtagaggttagcCCACCGCCAAAACCTGCTGGCACTGGGGAATTGGAAGCCGATGGCAGGGGTATGATCGGGTGGGGCAGAACAACAAGGCGGTGTCGCAGAGCGAGATGTCCGTCAGGTAACAGCATGGCTACTGCGTCTTGA